One Camelina sativa cultivar DH55 chromosome 3, Cs, whole genome shotgun sequence genomic window carries:
- the LOC104775954 gene encoding transcription factor BEE 1: MANFENLSSEFQTIAMDIYSSITQAEDLNHNNSNLHFQTFHPSSTSLNSLFLHHHQQQLLHFHGNSPDNSNNVSSTSSFLHSDHSNDKKRKALLHSLSSSENSGVSDNANITTTETGSLRRGNKRLKKKKEEDGKEREVVHVRARRGQATDSHSLAERVRRGKINERLRCLQDMVPGCYKAMGMATMLDEIINYVQSLQNQVEFLSMKLTAASSFYDFNSETDAVDSVQRAKARETVEMGRQTRDGSPVFHLSAWSL, encoded by the exons ATGGCGAATTTCGAGAATCTTTCTTCTGAATTTCAGACAATAGCCATGGATATATATTCTTCCATAACTCAAGCTGAAGATCTAAACCACAACAATAGTAACCTTCATTTTCAAACATTTCATCCATCCTCCACTTCTCTCAACTCGCTattccttcatcatcatcaacaacaattaCTTCATTTTCACGGAAACTCTCCTGATAATAGTAACAATGTCTCCTCAACTTCTAGTTTCCTCCATTCTGATCATAGCAATGACAAGAAGAGAAAAGCTTTGTTACATTCTCTGTCTTCATCGGAGAATAGTGGCGTCTCTGATAATGCAAATATTACTACCACCGAAACC gGTTCTTTGAGAAGAGGTAataagaggttgaagaagaagaaagaagaagacgggaaagaaagagaagttgtTCACGTGAGAGCCAGAAGAGGCCAAGCCACTGATAGCCACAGCTTAGCCGAACGG GTTCGACGAGGGAAAATAAACGAGAGATTGAGATGTTTGCAAGATATGGTTCCCGGATGTTATAAG GCTATGGGAATGGCTACGATGCTTGACGAGATAATTAATTATGTCCAGTCTCTACAGAATCAAGTCGAG TTTCTCTCGATGAAACTTACTGCAGCAAGTTCGTTTTATGACTTCAACTCAGAGACCGATGCTGTTGATTCCGTGCAG AGAGCAAAGGCACGTGAGACAGTAGAGATGGGGAGACAAACAAGAGATGGGAGTCCTGTCTTCCATTTATCAGCATGGTCCCTTTGA